The Penaeus vannamei isolate JL-2024 chromosome 15, ASM4276789v1, whole genome shotgun sequence genomic interval CGAAGTGTATCGCTTAAAAGATGTTCAAATGTTTTAGGAGTTGTAATGCAGCTTTGTGTTACCTATATTCACTTGTCTTCATAAGTTGAATAGTTGTGGCTTGATAATTGATATGTTCATTGTAACAAATTTATCAAAGCTAAAAACGGATTTCCAAGGTACTTTTCAAAATTAATTTGGTTTGCAAAGTGATTTaacatttttgtaatttttcagACCCCTTTGCTGATGCAGCACGTGGGACAGACGAGGGTGTCCAGGATGGCCTTGTGCATATAAGGTATGCCTGTGATAAAGTATTTAGTTCATTATACTGATCCTTCATGAATATTTTACCTATCCTTAATGATTATTTAAGAGAAATTGAGATAGAGACGTGACTAAATGTATATTCCCTTAACAGAATACAGCAGCGCAATGGCCGAAAGACGCTCACAACGGTACAAGGTCTTTCTTCAGACTATGATCTGAAGAAGATTGTCCGTGCCTGCAAAAAGGAATTTGCATGCAACGGCACAGTAGTTGAACATCCTGAATACGGCGAAGTGAGTGAAACCTTTGTTGACCTTTAAGAAAGCATGTGTGAGCCATCTATAAGTCATTCTTGATTTTGTTGGACAGAAGTTCTTGATAGAATTATAAGAGTCTTGATGAGGTACTACTTGCTAAATGAATCTGTAAATTGTTTGCTTAATGCTTGTTGAACAAAGGAATACAACAGAAGATATGAAACTTGCCCTTTGCATCTCATTCTTGCACTCTCACTCTTGCTTACTCTCACTTGTACTGTCATTTACTCTTGCAAAGTCACTCATTCATTTGCTTGCTTCCAGTCTCACAAACATTTGCTCTTACACTTACTCTTTCTCATGAACACCCAGCTCGCTCACTCTCATTAACTTTTTCACACTGAcatattctcactctctcctctctctctctctctttctttctctctctctctctctctctctctctctctctctctctctctctctctctctctctcttttcttttctttctttctctctttctttctctctctctctctctctctctttctttctcactctttctctctctctctctctctctctctctctctctctctctctctctctctctctctctctctcttgttctctctctctctcttgttttctctctctctctcattctttctctctctctctctctctctcactctctctctctctctctctctctctctcactttctctctctctctctctctctctctctctctctctttctttctctctctttctctctctctctcttctttctccctctctctctctctctctctctctctctctttctttctttctttctctctctctccctccctctctctctttctctctctctctctctttctttctctatttctttctttctttctaactctctctttctctctctctctctctctttcttctctctctctctctctttctttctctctctttctttctctctcaggttctttctctctctctttctctttctctctctctctttctttctctctctctttctttctctctctctctctctctctttctttctctctctctttctttctctctctctctttctttctctctctctctctctctctttctttctctctctctctctctccctctctttctttctctctctctttctttctctctgtctctttctttctctctctctctctgtctctttctttctctctctctctctctctctctttctttctctctctctctctctcttctctctccctttctctctctttctccccctctctctctttttctttttttctttctctctctctctttctttctttctttctctctctctttctctttctttctctctttctctctctcgctctctctctctctctcgttttctttctctctctctctctctctctctctctctcttgttctctttctttctctctctctctctctctctctctttctttctctctctcttctttctctctctctttctctttccttctctctctctctttccttctctttgtctttctttctctctttccttctctctctctctctttaattctctctctctctttccttctctctctctctttctctctttccctctctctctttccttctctctctctctctttctctctttccttctctctctatctctttctttctctctctctctccttctctttctctctctatctctttctttatctctctctctccttctgtctttctctctctctctctctctctctctctctctctctctctctctctctctctctctttctttctctctctctctctctctctctctttcattctctttctctctctctctctctctctctctctttctctctctctctctttctttctttttttctctctctctctctctttctctctctctctctctctctctttttctctctctctctctctctctttctctctctctctctctcttctctctttctcccttctctctctctctctctctctctttccttctctctctctctctctctgtcatttccttctctctctctctaaccttctctctctctttccttctctaacttgcttctctctctctctctttccttctctctcccgctctctctctttgcttctctctctctctctctctctttccttctcgctatctctctctctttccttatctctttctctctctctcttccttctctctccttctctctctctctttcccttctctctctctctctctctcttccttctctctctctctctcttttccttctctctctctctctctaactcactctctctctctctctaactcactctctctctctctccaactctctcactctctctctctaactcactcactctctctctcttttctctctctctctctctctctttctctttccttctctctctctctctttctctttccttctctctctctctctctctttccttctctctctctttctttcctctcttctatctctctctctctctctctctctctctctctcttctctcttctctctctctctctctctctttccttctttctctctctctctctctctttctctctctctctctctctctctctctctctctctctctctctctctctccctctctctctctctttctttcgctctctctctctgtctctttctttctctctatctctctctttctttcgctctctctctctctctttctttcgctctctctatcattctctctttcgctctctctctctctttctttcgctttatcttcagggatgaaactctctctctctctgtctctctctctccttcttttctcttctctctctctctctctctctctctctctctttttcacagaGATGCTCTCATTTGCACgcttgctcttactctctcttacatTCACTTACTTTTTCCCACCTTTACCGTCttgcaatcactcactcacattcacacacttcctctcactctcctgcaTTTGCTTTTACACTCAATGGTCACTTGCTTTTATTCACACATATACTCGCTCTCACTCatgcacccacccccacacacacacacatacacacttgcagtCACTTGCCATCACTCGCATGCACTAAAATCATGTTGATGAAATATTTGCACAACTCTTAGTTTGGGTGTAGGACATATAATATGACTTAAATAAGGGCATTTATTTTAGTATAGTTGTAAATAAATGTACAGAATTACCATATGTGATTATTCAATGAATCAAAATTATCTTGATACTTTCTTTAAAATAGTACTTTCTAAACTATACATTTCTTAGACTACTTGTCATTGACTATGGTGCCAATGATTGGtcttagtttgttttttcttattggtTACACGTGGCAAAAGTATACCTATCATGTTTATTCAAATGTGATTTCGGTGTAAGAATAATTATCTGGTGATTTAGATTTTCAAAAGTCGGATAAAcaatagtttatttatctattcatcttcccCAGGTACTGCAGTTGCAAGGTGATCAGCGTGAAAATATCTGCCAGTTCCTGACCAGGGTGGGGCTGGTCAAGGCTGAGCAGATAAAGGTGCACGGTTTTTAATTTTAAtgtcctaccaccaccaccaccaccgcctacACCTGCTGCTGCCCTGCTGTCTGGTGTCCTGGTCATAAAAATCCACAACCATGTGATCATATGATAATATTTGCTGTCAATGGTTCCGGGGCTGGCACTGCGGTAGTACGATCGTCATCGTCACAGTGGCGGTGGCGGCAAGGATGTGGCATAACGTGCCCATGCACAACACCATGCAACCCACGTGCCACCGCCCCCgagcaataacatcattatcaaatgAATTTGAGTAACTTTAACCCCCCGATAGAACATGTAAAAGAAATATTTACTTGACAACTTTGAGAATAGAATGTATCTGGATAATTGCATAGATGTGTTCCGGGAATGAATGatcatgttagtgtgtgtgtaaggacTGATTTGATTTTCAGGCTGTTATTTTTCTACAAAGGAGTACTCAAATTGGTTTTTATGTTCTATGTAGTGTTTTGGTGTTTTAGTAAAGCATGTCAGTGACGTATAACCAAATGAAAACctcaaataaaagaggaaaatcttAACAAGTATTTGATTAACCTGGAACTATCATGTTTTCTGAACTTCGTGGATAGTTATTAGATATATGGAAGGACTTGGAGGACAAGCCAGTTTCCTAACTTGAAAtcgaatattaaaaaataaaaggacgCGAATGGTCTCGGTTGAAAATGActtcgactttttttttaaggtttcggAATAAGTCACATTATATATCGCCACATATTAAAACGCTTAACAAATGTCATTGTGAGTGAAAAAGCACATGAGTTGAGGAACTGTAGCGCGCACTATATTTACTCAAGAGGGTACAgttgtatcccccccccctcccccttgtagaTTCGTCACACGGCAGACCTTAACAAATTTAAAGTGGAAAGGGAGATCAACAGAAGTTTAATAAGATGAAGGATCACTTCAACATACAGCATTTTCATGTGCCAAGGAATTCAGATTCTCAAGGATGATTAGCTATGATTACCGATTCAGTTTTAAAAATTAGCATTAAAAAAATGGGGTCGGGAGATACTGCACAGACCCTAAGCGTAAACAAACGCAACAGAGAATtttcaatgaatatatatcaaatcGGTAATTGTAAagcattaaatatattatataaagccAATTAAAACCACATCCCATTAAGAAGCAatctgattataaaaaaaaaacatggcttaTTTCGTCATGTGGTATCTCCCTGGgctatcaccctcctcccctatccccctgtgTATGGGAGGTTCAAGATTTAATCGCTATTGTCTTATTTATCAGTATATGATACGGCTTACAGTGTATTTTAGGTATTACGAGATGTGATTTACGTGGTTACTTTATACTTTGTGCGACATCATATACAGGAGCTATGTTgcatgattttttaaatatagatTTTGTACATGTAAAATTGACATACTACTTATAATAGAAAGAGAAGTATTTATCAGATGAAACAAAATTGAATCAAGTTTCATGATATTGCTATGGTTAATGTTACTGATAAATATCTTAAGAATGTTTCTCATTACGATTTGTGTACGGTTATCGTCGTTACTATTCTCTTcatcctcattgttgttattagtaatattacaattattacccaGAATGTGTATGTTGCGGATGAATTTCGTTTGAAAACCATTATTCTGTAGCATTACATACATTCTCCCTATAATGCATCATACATTGCATCTGTTATCGGGGACAACACCGTCCTATCTTTATGAAAGGGCAGACTGGCATCTCAACTCTGGAATTTTGAGCAATCCAACTCACTCAGTGTattgtgagagggagaaaaaatggtgTACAACAATAAAAAGTACTgcatatatcttttaaaatacCAGACAGACGTACAAACAAGTATTAGGTGACAGATTAGAATAAAAACGAGACTAGGCGAATCGGAAAATTTGGTCTAGCTGAgtcgccttttttctttctttcctaaggTTGGACCACTTTAATACTAGTACCGGAACTGTTTCTATGAAGACAACCTACTACTCTTCCCCACTGGCCCGCCCGGCATCAG includes:
- the eIF1 gene encoding eukaryotic translation initiation factor eIF1, with amino-acid sequence MSIQNLNTYDPFADAARGTDEGVQDGLVHIRIQQRNGRKTLTTVQGLSSDYDLKKIVRACKKEFACNGTVVEHPEYGEVLQLQGDQRENICQFLTRVGLVKAEQIKVHGF